A stretch of the Glutamicibacter sp. JL.03c genome encodes the following:
- a CDS encoding polyphenol oxidase family protein, translated as MLHFTSDLDPSIRLAFTSQEEGNLALHVNDDPHHVAENRSRLEDSIGVRRFSLNFMNQVHSSDVFTVRPVVRNSWFEPQAPTCDGLVDPSGTQALAVMVADCLPVLFVGRDHAARRTVTAATHAGRRGLMDGILTRTVEELRALGAQDIEAVIGPSICGACYEVSAEMAAESEHTRPGIRSETRWGTTGLNLPASAEKELAGLAVAVRQSGVCTLEDENYYSYRRSSDAGRLAGLIWSDA; from the coding sequence GTGCTACATTTCACGTCGGACCTTGATCCGAGTATTCGACTGGCGTTCACTTCACAGGAGGAGGGAAACCTCGCCCTGCATGTGAATGATGATCCTCACCACGTGGCGGAGAATCGAAGCCGGCTGGAAGACTCGATCGGGGTCCGACGTTTCTCGCTTAATTTCATGAACCAGGTTCACTCGTCCGACGTTTTCACCGTCCGGCCAGTAGTGCGCAATTCATGGTTTGAGCCACAAGCGCCTACCTGCGACGGTCTCGTTGATCCGTCAGGGACGCAAGCGCTAGCGGTTATGGTCGCCGATTGCCTTCCGGTCCTTTTCGTTGGGCGTGATCATGCAGCACGGCGAACAGTCACTGCGGCCACCCATGCTGGTCGCCGTGGACTAATGGATGGAATTCTTACCCGCACCGTCGAGGAACTGCGTGCATTGGGTGCCCAGGACATCGAGGCTGTTATCGGGCCATCGATTTGCGGTGCTTGCTATGAAGTCTCTGCCGAAATGGCCGCAGAATCCGAGCATACTAGGCCCGGTATTCGGTCCGAGACACGATGGGGCACCACTGGACTGAACCTGCCTGCCTCCGCCGAGAAGGAGCTGGCTGGACTCGCCGTGGCCGTTCGGCAAAGCGGTGTATGCACTTTGGAAGACGAAAATTACTATTCTTATCGCCGTTCCAGTGATGCCGGCCGGCTGGCCGGCCTGATCTGGTCCGACGCCTAG
- the nrdR gene encoding transcriptional regulator NrdR, whose translation MNCPYCRNADSRVVDSRVADDGVSIRRRRQCTACSRRFTTTETASLSVLKQSGAVEPFSRNKVINGVRKACQGRPVTDHDLAILAQEVEEAVRTSGAAEIPAHQVGLAILEPLSRLDEVAYLRFASVYHNFQSLTDFESAIGRLRERRNTAPQGNQRPLTAD comes from the coding sequence GTGAATTGCCCGTATTGCCGTAATGCTGATTCCCGCGTGGTCGACAGCCGAGTCGCTGACGACGGCGTGTCCATCCGCAGGCGTCGCCAGTGCACTGCCTGTTCTCGACGCTTCACGACGACCGAAACTGCCAGCCTCAGCGTTCTCAAGCAGTCAGGGGCGGTAGAGCCGTTTTCCCGGAACAAGGTTATCAACGGCGTGCGGAAGGCCTGCCAGGGCCGCCCCGTCACCGACCACGACCTTGCTATTCTTGCGCAGGAGGTGGAAGAAGCCGTTCGCACCTCCGGCGCGGCCGAAATCCCGGCACACCAGGTCGGTCTGGCCATTCTGGAGCCGTTGTCAAGGCTGGACGAGGTCGCTTACCTGCGGTTCGCCAGCGTGTATCACAATTTCCAGTCCCTGACTGATTTTGAGAGCGCCATTGGGCGGCTGCGCGAGCGCCGCAACACCGCGCCGCAGGGCAACCAGCGGCCCTTGACCGCGGACTAG
- the lspA gene encoding signal peptidase II, translated as MVIDQIVKILVERNMRLGQSVEVIPGIFNIHYILNPGAAFSIGEDFTIIFALLQAAVAVFVIYLLARKVLVRSWAIALGCLLGGVLGNLGDRIFREPAFGFGHVVDMFSVTHFAIFNVADSFIVCSMIAVAYMLIRGRNLDGTIGDAPAKKNAGEDETESKK; from the coding sequence TTGGTCATCGACCAGATCGTGAAGATTTTGGTGGAACGGAACATGCGACTTGGACAGTCGGTTGAAGTCATCCCCGGGATCTTCAACATCCATTACATCCTGAATCCCGGAGCGGCATTCTCGATCGGTGAAGACTTCACTATCATCTTCGCGCTCCTTCAGGCTGCAGTGGCCGTATTCGTGATTTACCTCTTGGCTCGCAAAGTATTGGTGCGCAGCTGGGCGATTGCGCTTGGCTGCCTGCTCGGCGGGGTACTTGGAAATCTCGGCGACCGGATCTTCCGCGAACCGGCTTTCGGATTCGGGCATGTCGTGGACATGTTTTCGGTTACGCACTTTGCGATCTTCAATGTCGCCGATTCATTTATTGTTTGCTCGATGATCGCCGTGGCCTACATGTTGATTCGAGGACGCAATCTCGACGGCACGATTGGCGACGCTCCTGCAAAGAAAAACGCGGGCGAGGACGAAACGGAATCCAAGAAGTGA
- the dnaE gene encoding DNA polymerase III subunit alpha, whose product MLDGAARLGELFAEANRQGMEALAITDHGYLFGAFDFWRQATGAGVKPIIGVEAYVTPGTARDDKTRVKWRTDESQKGDDVSGGGLYNHMTLLSYNNVGMNNLFKGSSRASLDSVFGKYPRWDRELLNEHHEGIIATTGCPSGEVQTKLRLGQYDAAKAAAAELQDLFGKENYFCEIMDHGLEIERRITKDLLRLAKELNIPLVATNDLHYTHEADAKAHEALLAINSGSTLDEPTYDQGGSRFAFSGTGYYLKSAREMRELFKEFPEACDNTLAIADRVEVSFDTNANYMPKFPCPPGEDETSWLIKEVDKGLHYRYPDGIPEESRKQADYELDVIIKMGFPGYFLVVADFINWSKDHGIRVGPGRGSGAGSMVAYAMRITDLDPLRHGLIFERFLNPERVSMPDFDVDFDDRRRSEVIKYVTEKYGDERVSMIVTYGSIKTKQALKDSSRVLGYPFSMGETLTKALPPAVMAKDIPLNDIDNPDSKRYSEAGDFRNLVANDPEAARVFETAKGLEGLKRQWGVHAAGVIMSSDPIIDVVPIMRRIQDGQVITQFDYPTCEGLGLIKMDFLGLRNLTIISDALENIRYNTGDEIDLETLTIEDPEAYNLLARGDTLGVFQLDGGPMRSLLKMMRPDNFEDISAVIALYRPGPMGANSHTNYALRKTGLQEVTPIHPELEEPLAEILGGTYGLIVYQEQVMAIAQKLAGYSLGQADILRRAMGKKKKAELDKQFAGFKQGMNDNGYSDAAVQTLWDILLPFSDYAFNKAHSAAYGVVSYWTAYLKAHYPAEYMAALLTSVGDDKDKLALYLNECRHIGITVLPPDVNESALNFTPVGKDIRFGMGAIRNVGTNAVAGIVEARQEKGHYNDFSDFLGKVPAVVCNKRTIESLIKAGAFDSLKHPRRALVAIHEEAVDSVIQVKRNEAANQFDLFSALGSEQASESMNIAIPDLPDWDKKEKLAYERDMLGLYVSDHPLQGLGSALDQYADMPVTHVLSDDGPQDGHIISIAGMISGLQRRIAKKSGNPYARCEIEDLSGSMEVMFFGQAYQPIAEILADDLIVVIKGRVQRRDDGSITLNAQEMMIPEISEDANGGPVVIGIPTHKATETLVQQLGDVLRTHRGNTEVRVKLTGSRGTSLMRLGMNFRVNPNPALFGDLKVLLGPHCLDV is encoded by the coding sequence ATGCTGGACGGTGCTGCGCGCCTCGGTGAGCTATTTGCCGAGGCCAATCGCCAGGGCATGGAGGCCTTGGCGATCACCGACCACGGTTATCTTTTCGGCGCCTTCGACTTCTGGCGGCAGGCAACCGGTGCTGGGGTGAAACCCATCATCGGCGTCGAAGCCTATGTCACACCAGGCACAGCCCGCGATGACAAGACCCGTGTGAAGTGGCGAACCGACGAATCGCAGAAGGGCGACGACGTCTCCGGCGGTGGCCTCTACAACCACATGACGCTGCTGTCCTACAACAACGTGGGCATGAACAACTTATTCAAGGGTTCATCGCGCGCTTCGCTGGACTCTGTGTTCGGCAAGTACCCCCGCTGGGATCGCGAGCTGCTCAACGAGCATCATGAAGGCATTATCGCTACGACTGGTTGCCCATCCGGCGAAGTGCAGACCAAGCTGCGACTGGGACAATACGACGCGGCCAAGGCAGCCGCCGCTGAACTCCAGGATCTGTTCGGCAAGGAAAACTACTTCTGCGAGATCATGGATCACGGCCTGGAGATCGAACGGCGGATCACCAAGGACCTGCTCCGGCTCGCCAAGGAACTGAACATTCCTCTGGTCGCCACCAACGACCTCCACTACACCCACGAAGCCGATGCGAAGGCGCACGAGGCTTTGCTGGCGATCAACTCGGGTTCCACTCTCGATGAACCGACCTATGATCAGGGCGGCAGCCGTTTCGCTTTCTCCGGTACCGGGTACTACCTCAAGAGCGCCCGCGAAATGCGCGAACTGTTCAAGGAATTCCCTGAAGCCTGCGATAACACCTTGGCCATCGCTGACCGTGTCGAGGTCTCCTTCGACACCAACGCCAACTACATGCCGAAATTCCCCTGCCCGCCAGGGGAAGACGAAACCAGCTGGCTAATCAAGGAAGTCGACAAGGGGCTTCACTATCGGTACCCCGACGGCATTCCGGAGGAATCGCGCAAGCAGGCAGACTACGAGCTCGACGTCATCATCAAGATGGGCTTCCCCGGCTACTTCCTCGTGGTGGCCGACTTCATCAACTGGTCCAAGGACCACGGGATCCGTGTAGGCCCTGGCCGTGGCTCCGGTGCAGGTTCCATGGTCGCCTACGCGATGCGCATCACCGACTTGGATCCGCTCAGGCACGGCCTGATCTTCGAGCGCTTCTTGAACCCGGAACGCGTTTCCATGCCCGACTTCGATGTCGACTTCGATGATCGCCGCCGTTCCGAGGTCATCAAGTACGTGACTGAAAAGTACGGCGATGAGCGCGTGTCCATGATCGTGACTTACGGTTCGATCAAGACCAAGCAGGCGCTGAAGGACTCGTCGCGTGTGCTCGGGTACCCCTTCAGCATGGGTGAAACGCTGACCAAGGCACTGCCGCCAGCGGTGATGGCCAAGGACATCCCGCTCAATGACATCGATAACCCTGACTCCAAGCGATACTCAGAAGCCGGGGATTTCCGCAACCTGGTCGCCAATGACCCGGAAGCAGCCCGCGTATTCGAAACCGCCAAGGGCCTGGAAGGCCTGAAGCGCCAGTGGGGCGTGCACGCTGCGGGCGTCATCATGAGTTCGGACCCGATTATCGATGTCGTGCCGATTATGCGCCGCATCCAGGACGGCCAGGTCATTACCCAGTTCGATTACCCGACCTGCGAAGGCTTGGGGTTGATCAAGATGGACTTCTTGGGGCTCCGAAACCTCACCATCATCTCCGATGCTTTGGAGAATATCCGGTACAACACCGGTGATGAGATCGATCTCGAAACCCTGACCATCGAGGACCCGGAAGCCTATAACCTGCTGGCTCGCGGCGATACGCTCGGCGTGTTCCAGCTCGATGGGGGTCCGATGCGCTCATTGCTGAAAATGATGCGCCCGGATAACTTCGAAGACATCTCCGCAGTGATCGCGCTGTACCGTCCAGGTCCAATGGGCGCGAACTCGCACACCAACTACGCGTTGCGCAAAACTGGGCTGCAGGAAGTAACCCCGATCCACCCTGAGCTCGAGGAGCCGCTGGCTGAAATCCTCGGAGGTACGTATGGCTTGATCGTGTACCAAGAGCAGGTCATGGCAATCGCCCAGAAGCTTGCTGGCTACTCGCTGGGCCAAGCGGATATCTTGCGCCGAGCCATGGGCAAGAAGAAGAAAGCCGAGCTGGATAAGCAGTTCGCTGGCTTCAAACAGGGCATGAACGACAACGGATACTCCGACGCTGCAGTGCAGACGTTGTGGGATATCCTGCTGCCGTTCTCCGACTACGCGTTCAACAAAGCCCACTCGGCAGCATATGGCGTCGTCTCCTACTGGACCGCCTATTTGAAGGCCCACTACCCGGCAGAATATATGGCAGCGCTGTTGACCTCTGTGGGCGACGACAAGGACAAGCTGGCTCTCTACCTCAATGAGTGCCGCCATATCGGCATCACCGTGCTTCCGCCGGATGTGAATGAATCCGCCCTGAACTTCACTCCCGTGGGCAAGGACATCCGCTTTGGCATGGGCGCGATTCGCAACGTCGGTACCAACGCGGTGGCGGGCATCGTCGAAGCCCGTCAGGAAAAGGGCCACTACAATGACTTCAGCGACTTCCTGGGCAAGGTCCCTGCCGTGGTTTGCAACAAGCGAACCATTGAATCACTGATCAAAGCCGGCGCCTTCGACTCCTTGAAGCACCCGCGCCGCGCGCTGGTGGCGATCCACGAAGAAGCAGTTGACTCGGTCATCCAGGTCAAGCGCAACGAGGCGGCCAACCAGTTCGATCTCTTCAGCGCGCTCGGCTCCGAGCAAGCCTCGGAATCCATGAATATCGCGATTCCCGACTTGCCTGACTGGGATAAGAAGGAAAAGCTCGCTTACGAACGCGACATGCTGGGTTTGTATGTTTCCGATCACCCGTTGCAGGGCCTGGGCTCCGCCCTGGATCAGTATGCTGACATGCCCGTGACGCATGTGCTCTCCGATGATGGCCCTCAGGATGGGCACATCATTTCAATCGCCGGCATGATTTCGGGTCTGCAGCGTCGTATCGCCAAGAAGAGCGGCAATCCGTATGCGCGGTGTGAAATCGAGGATCTTTCCGGTTCCATGGAAGTCATGTTCTTTGGCCAGGCGTATCAGCCAATTGCTGAAATCCTGGCTGACGACCTCATTGTGGTGATCAAGGGACGCGTCCAGCGACGCGACGACGGTTCAATTACCTTGAACGCCCAGGAAATGATGATCCCGGAAATTTCAGAGGACGCCAACGGTGGGCCTGTCGTGATTGGCATCCCGACGCACAAGGCTACGGAAACGCTTGTCCAGCAACTCGGCGACGTCTTGCGGACCCACCGCGGAAATACCGAAGTGCGCGTCAAGCTCACGGGCAGCCGGGGGACATCGTTGATGCGCTTGGGAATGAACTTCCGGGTGAATCCGAACCCGGCGCTCTTTGGCGACCTTAAAGTCCTGCTCGGTCCACATTGCTTGGACGTGTAG
- a CDS encoding RluA family pseudouridine synthase, whose translation MISGETAIHEFVVEPADAGSRLDAYLARNLDIPRTLASSLCKESHVQVNERTIAKSLKLKAGDRLHVTIPPQRDPLEIKVEKVEELKIIADDDDYVVIDKPVGVAAHPSPGWVGPTVVGALMAEGYNISTSGAAERQGIVHRLDVGTSGLMVVAKTERAYTALKWAFKERTPKKIYHAVVQGLPDPLEGTIDAPIGRHPGHDWKFAVLEGGRQSVTHYKVIEAFGRASLVEVHLETGRTHQIRVHFSAFGHPCAGDQTYGADPKLGAALGLTRQWLHAKKLGFSHPVSGQWVEYESDYPADLEGAVELLRHGDY comes from the coding sequence GTGATTTCCGGCGAAACCGCTATCCACGAATTCGTCGTTGAACCTGCCGATGCTGGCTCTCGACTCGATGCCTATCTTGCGCGGAATCTGGACATCCCCAGAACTCTGGCCTCAAGCCTGTGCAAGGAATCGCACGTTCAAGTCAATGAGCGAACCATCGCAAAATCCTTGAAGCTCAAAGCTGGCGATCGCCTGCATGTCACGATTCCGCCACAACGGGACCCATTAGAAATTAAGGTTGAGAAAGTGGAAGAGCTGAAGATCATCGCCGACGACGATGACTACGTGGTCATCGACAAACCGGTTGGCGTCGCCGCTCACCCGTCTCCCGGATGGGTCGGTCCGACTGTCGTCGGCGCCCTGATGGCTGAAGGATATAACATCTCCACCTCTGGCGCCGCCGAACGCCAAGGCATTGTCCACCGCCTGGACGTGGGCACCAGCGGTCTCATGGTCGTTGCGAAAACCGAGCGGGCCTACACCGCATTGAAGTGGGCCTTCAAGGAACGCACACCCAAGAAGATCTATCACGCTGTCGTCCAGGGATTGCCTGATCCATTGGAAGGGACGATTGACGCTCCCATCGGACGTCACCCGGGGCATGACTGGAAATTCGCAGTTCTCGAAGGCGGACGCCAATCGGTGACACACTACAAGGTGATCGAGGCCTTTGGCCGGGCGTCATTGGTCGAGGTGCACCTTGAGACTGGCCGAACCCATCAGATTCGTGTTCATTTCTCGGCCTTCGGGCATCCTTGCGCTGGAGACCAGACCTACGGCGCGGATCCGAAACTCGGAGCGGCCCTCGGGCTGACCCGCCAGTGGCTTCATGCCAAAAAGCTGGGCTTCAGCCATCCGGTCTCCGGGCAATGGGTGGAATATGAAAGTGATTACCCGGCAGACCTGGAAGGTGCCGTCGAGCTCCTGCGCCACGGCGACTACTAG
- the map gene encoding type I methionyl aminopeptidase: MATASTAPIGNLTAGIVSPELLVPKHIERPEYVGKKEPAESSASEVKSAEVIERIRVASRIAAQALQEVGKACQPGITTDELDRLGHEFLMDHNAYPSTLGYRGFPKSLCSSLNEVICHGIPDSTVLQDGDIINIDITAFIGGVHGDNNATFLVGDVDEESRLLVERTENSLKRAIKAVMPGREINVIGRSIETYAKRFGYGVVKDFTGHGVGESFHSGLIIPHYDAAPAYNTLIEPGMVFTIEPMLTLGTIEWDMWADDWTVTTKDKKRTAQFEHTLLVTDDGAEILTLP, from the coding sequence ATGGCTACAGCTTCAACCGCACCCATCGGCAACCTCACCGCAGGCATCGTTTCTCCCGAACTACTGGTCCCAAAACATATCGAACGTCCTGAGTACGTCGGCAAGAAAGAACCAGCTGAAAGTTCGGCGTCCGAAGTCAAAAGCGCTGAAGTCATCGAGCGCATTCGAGTGGCTTCCCGGATCGCCGCACAGGCGTTGCAGGAAGTCGGCAAGGCCTGCCAGCCAGGTATCACCACCGATGAGCTAGATCGGCTTGGCCATGAATTCCTCATGGACCACAATGCCTACCCATCCACGCTCGGCTATCGTGGCTTCCCTAAATCCCTGTGTTCATCACTGAATGAAGTCATCTGCCATGGCATCCCGGACAGCACGGTGCTGCAGGATGGCGACATCATCAACATTGATATCACCGCCTTCATCGGCGGCGTCCATGGCGATAACAACGCAACGTTCCTGGTCGGCGATGTCGACGAGGAATCACGCCTGCTGGTGGAGAGAACCGAGAATTCATTGAAGCGCGCCATCAAGGCCGTCATGCCTGGCCGCGAAATCAACGTGATCGGTCGAAGCATCGAAACCTACGCAAAGCGTTTCGGCTACGGCGTGGTCAAGGACTTCACCGGCCACGGCGTGGGCGAATCCTTCCATTCGGGCTTGATCATCCCGCATTACGATGCGGCACCTGCCTACAACACGCTCATCGAACCGGGAATGGTCTTCACAATCGAACCCATGCTCACCCTGGGGACCATTGAATGGGACATGTGGGCCGACGATTGGACGGTCACGACCAAGGACAAGAAGCGCACAGCGCAGTTCGAGCACACCTTGCTGGTCACCGATGACGGCGCGGAGATTCTTACGCTTCCATGA
- the hisD gene encoding histidinol dehydrogenase, producing the protein MSTIPDIEFSDLATIDWRNESLSYAQLKAHLPRPEMNTQTATETVQAIIDEVRARGMQTLTDLAKRFDHVDLDHTRVPQHELDRALEELDPQVRLALEESIDRARVFAAAQRPQDTHVNYANGATVTQRWVAVRRVGLYVPGGLAVYPSSVIMNTVPAQAAGVTSLALASPPQKEFGGLPHPTILAAAKLLGIDEVHAMGGAQAVAAFAYGVEVENDQRGGIDPVDVISGPGNVFVATAKRLVKGVVGIDAEAGPTEIAILADDNADPSFVAADMISQAEHDANAAAVLITDSAQLARSVRGELVKQVAATKHSDRVLQALSGTQSAIILVKDLDQGIEVCNAYAAEHLEIMVADPEATSTRITAAGAIFVGPYAPVSLGDYCAGSNHVLPTNGTALHASGLNVNTFLKAIQVINYNKAALGDVAGHVINLANAEDLPAHGDAVAVRNA; encoded by the coding sequence GTGAGCACTATTCCAGATATCGAATTTTCAGACCTCGCGACCATCGATTGGCGCAATGAATCCCTGAGCTACGCACAGCTCAAGGCCCATCTGCCTCGCCCTGAGATGAATACGCAGACCGCGACGGAGACCGTGCAAGCGATCATCGACGAGGTCCGCGCGCGCGGCATGCAGACCCTCACGGATCTTGCCAAGCGATTCGATCATGTTGATCTGGACCACACACGGGTGCCACAGCATGAGCTGGACCGGGCCTTGGAGGAACTGGATCCCCAGGTTCGCCTCGCGCTCGAAGAATCCATCGACCGCGCCAGGGTCTTCGCTGCAGCCCAGCGCCCGCAAGACACCCATGTGAACTACGCTAATGGCGCTACCGTCACGCAGCGTTGGGTAGCCGTGCGCCGTGTCGGGCTGTACGTGCCAGGCGGTCTTGCCGTCTACCCATCGTCGGTCATCATGAATACCGTTCCGGCGCAGGCCGCAGGCGTCACCTCGCTCGCGTTGGCAAGCCCGCCGCAAAAGGAATTCGGCGGATTGCCGCACCCAACCATCTTGGCTGCAGCCAAGCTGCTGGGCATCGATGAAGTCCACGCCATGGGCGGGGCCCAGGCCGTGGCCGCCTTCGCCTACGGCGTTGAGGTTGAAAATGACCAGCGCGGCGGGATTGATCCGGTCGACGTGATTTCCGGACCGGGCAATGTGTTCGTCGCTACCGCCAAACGCCTGGTCAAGGGCGTTGTCGGTATCGACGCTGAAGCCGGCCCCACCGAAATCGCGATCCTGGCTGATGATAACGCCGATCCAAGCTTTGTCGCCGCGGACATGATCTCCCAGGCCGAGCACGACGCTAACGCTGCTGCCGTGCTCATCACCGATTCAGCGCAGCTGGCACGCTCGGTGCGTGGAGAACTCGTGAAGCAGGTCGCGGCTACGAAGCACTCCGATCGCGTTCTCCAGGCCCTCTCCGGTACGCAGTCCGCCATCATCTTGGTCAAGGACCTGGATCAGGGGATCGAGGTGTGCAACGCCTATGCGGCGGAGCACCTCGAAATCATGGTCGCGGATCCCGAAGCCACCTCGACGCGAATCACTGCAGCCGGGGCCATCTTCGTGGGGCCCTATGCTCCGGTATCGCTGGGGGACTACTGCGCTGGGTCGAACCACGTGCTTCCCACCAACGGCACCGCTTTGCACGCTTCGGGCTTGAACGTGAATACCTTCCTCAAGGCGATCCAGGTCATCAACTACAACAAGGCTGCGCTGGGCGATGTGGCAGGGCACGTGATTAATCTGGCCAACGCCGAGGACCTGCCAGCGCATGGCGACGCTGTAGCCGTGCGAAATGCGTAA
- a CDS encoding cell division protein SepF — translation MADGLRKAMVYLGLADAVEQEETQAAQAEPRSQVRVVDDAAPQRPAEAPRPQAVARPAAPQSQAREPETEYRAPVTPIKRAPSVRDEDSELRQITTVHPRSYNDAKIIGENFRDGIPVIMNVTDMGETDAKRLVDFSAGLVFALHGSIERVTNKVFLLSPATVEVLGEDRKQSEAQATFFNQS, via the coding sequence GTGGCTGACGGACTGCGTAAAGCAATGGTATATCTCGGCTTGGCGGACGCCGTCGAGCAAGAAGAAACCCAAGCAGCACAAGCCGAGCCAAGGAGCCAGGTGCGTGTCGTCGATGATGCTGCTCCCCAGCGCCCTGCTGAAGCCCCACGCCCGCAGGCTGTCGCACGGCCGGCTGCACCGCAATCACAAGCTAGAGAACCAGAGACGGAATACCGTGCTCCGGTCACCCCAATCAAGCGTGCCCCTTCAGTACGGGATGAGGATTCCGAATTGCGTCAGATTACAACCGTTCACCCGCGTTCCTACAACGATGCCAAGATCATCGGTGAGAACTTTCGTGACGGAATCCCAGTGATTATGAATGTCACTGATATGGGAGAGACCGATGCCAAGCGCCTCGTAGATTTCTCCGCCGGGCTGGTTTTCGCCCTGCACGGCTCGATTGAACGAGTCACCAACAAGGTCTTCCTGCTTTCTCCAGCGACCGTTGAGGTCCTCGGTGAAGACCGCAAGCAGTCTGAAGCCCAGGCTACTTTCTTCAACCAGAGCTAA
- a CDS encoding DivIVA domain-containing protein: MALTPEDVVNKRFQPTKFREGYDQDEVDDFLDEIVVELRRLTGENEALRSRLAELGEDAGSVSKEQAVPAPVSAAPAAKPAEEKKAEAKPAEPTKAATPAPKPAEEKKAEAKPAATEKPAAAPAAAAAPAAQAAPAAPAAAPRTESAESAANVLSMAQRLHDEYVAAGVEQRDKIISEAKTEANSLVTSAEEKSRKTLSALEQQKSVLERKLEQLRGFERDYRARLKTYIEGQLRDLESQGSIDADASKSN, translated from the coding sequence ATGGCTTTGACGCCAGAAGACGTAGTCAATAAGCGGTTTCAGCCGACCAAGTTCCGTGAAGGCTACGACCAAGACGAGGTAGATGACTTCCTCGACGAGATCGTGGTGGAGCTGCGTCGCCTGACCGGTGAGAACGAGGCTCTTCGTAGTCGACTTGCCGAACTTGGTGAGGATGCCGGTTCGGTATCGAAGGAGCAGGCAGTACCTGCACCTGTTTCGGCTGCTCCAGCTGCAAAGCCAGCTGAGGAGAAGAAGGCCGAGGCTAAGCCAGCCGAGCCAACCAAGGCTGCAACTCCAGCTCCAAAGCCAGCCGAGGAGAAAAAGGCCGAAGCAAAGCCAGCTGCTACCGAGAAGCCTGCAGCAGCTCCTGCTGCCGCCGCTGCTCCAGCAGCCCAGGCTGCACCAGCCGCTCCTGCTGCAGCGCCACGTACCGAATCCGCAGAGTCCGCAGCCAACGTGCTGTCGATGGCTCAGCGTTTGCACGACGAGTACGTTGCCGCCGGTGTCGAGCAGCGCGACAAGATCATCTCGGAAGCAAAGACCGAGGCGAACTCGCTGGTTACCTCAGCTGAAGAAAAGAGCCGCAAGACCTTGTCGGCACTTGAGCAGCAGAAGTCTGTACTTGAGCGCAAGCTTGAGCAGCTACGTGGATTCGAGCGCGATTACCGTGCTCGCCTGAAGACCTACATTGAAGGCCAGCTGCGCGACCTCGAGTCCCAAGGCTCGATCGACGCAGACGCAAGCAAGTCGAACTAA
- a CDS encoding YggT family protein, translating to MVFGIIYLALAILQILLLMRIVLDITESFARHWRPKGIALIAATAVVSITDPPLRWLRRRIKPLDLGGIRLDLSFLLLFVVVMLVKAVVSSLGSSTGI from the coding sequence ATGGTGTTCGGGATCATCTATCTCGCGTTAGCAATCCTGCAAATTCTGCTGTTGATGCGAATTGTGCTGGATATTACTGAAAGCTTTGCTCGCCACTGGCGTCCCAAAGGCATCGCACTGATCGCTGCAACAGCGGTCGTGTCGATAACAGATCCTCCTTTGCGTTGGTTGCGTAGGCGGATCAAACCCCTAGATCTCGGCGGAATCCGCCTTGACCTGTCGTTTCTGCTGCTCTTTGTCGTTGTAATGCTTGTCAAAGCAGTGGTAAGTAGTCTAGGCAGTTCTACAGGGATCTGA